A single window of Methanothermobacter marburgensis str. Marburg DNA harbors:
- a CDS encoding universal stress protein: MYSKILLPTDGSKHANKAAEHAIWIARESGAEIIALTVMETSSLVGLPADDLIIRLREMLEEEASRSLEAVKKLVEESGAGVKLTLRTDEGSPAEAILRTVEKEGVDLVVMGTSGKHGLDRFLLGSVAEKVVRSAGCPVLVVH, translated from the coding sequence ATGTACAGTAAAATCCTGCTCCCAACCGACGGCTCAAAACATGCCAACAAGGCAGCTGAACATGCTATATGGATTGCAAGGGAAAGCGGAGCCGAAATAATTGCTTTAACAGTTATGGAGACATCATCCCTCGTGGGTCTCCCGGCAGACGACCTTATAATAAGGCTGAGGGAAATGCTCGAGGAGGAGGCATCAAGGTCCCTTGAAGCCGTTAAGAAGCTTGTTGAGGAATCAGGGGCAGGTGTTAAACTGACACTCAGGACCGATGAGGGTTCACCTGCAGAGGCCATACTAAGGACAGTGGAGAAGGAGGGCGTGGATCTCGTGGTCATGGGAACCTCAGGCAAACACGGCCTTGACAGATTCCTGCTGGGCAGCGTGGCAGAAAAGGTGGTAAGGTCCGCAGGCTGCCCGGTCCTTGTTGTTCACTGA